From the Cryptomeria japonica chromosome 2, Sugi_1.0, whole genome shotgun sequence genome, one window contains:
- the LOC131031586 gene encoding uncharacterized protein LOC131031586, with amino-acid sequence MFPDLEKFDAAMIELEMYKHAKGFLSSRAAIQSIKTIQPAAWWASFGDEIPNLRWMAVRILSQPCSSSACERNWSVFEHIHSKKRNRLSQQRLNDLVFVHHNLRLKIRKAQGTIEECLPIDLDEIYPECELITADDADDDDDDDVDDDYVVADRPLVSEDFDIMRQANFRPEWVEGIRTGSCPGASSSGPPAL; translated from the exons ATGTTTCCTGACTTGGAAAAATTTGATGCGGCTATGATAGAGCTGGAAATGTATAAGCATGCTAAGGGCTTTCTCTCTTCTAGGGCTGCTATACAAAGCATAAAGACAATTCAACCAG ctgcatggtgggcttcttttggagatgaaataccaaatttaaggtggatggcggtgcgtattttgagccaaccatgtagctcatcagcttgtgagcgtaattggagtgtgtttgaacacatacattctaagaaacgcaaccgcctatcacaacaacgactgaatgacttggtatttgttcatcacaacctccgcttgaagataaggaaagctcaag GAACTATTGAGGAATGCTTGCCAATTGACCTCGATGAGATATATCCAGAGTGCGAGTTGATTACtgctgatgatgctgatgatgatgatgatgatgatgttgatgatgattatgttGTTGCTGATCGTCCGCTTGTgtctgaagattttgatatcatgaGGCAAGCCAACTTTCGTCCTGAATGGGTTGAAGGAATTAGGACAGGCTCTTGCCCAGGAGCTTCATCATCAGGGCCTCCtgccctctag